One cyanobiont of Ornithocercus magnificus DNA segment encodes these proteins:
- a CDS encoding ornithine carbamoyltransferase: MAATSTDVAASLRTLKGRNFLSSSDLDSAEIRALLELAGQLKRGDRHIELSNRVLGLLFTKPSTRTRVSFQVAMARLGGQTVDLNPQVTQISRGESLQDTACVLSRFCDALAVRAFTQQEVADYAMWSSIPVLNALTDLEHPCQALADYLTIKENFGELNGQTLAYLGDGNNVAHSLMLCGAVLGVNVHIGCPEGFEPLPAVLKQARALATSSARVEIFHEPTAAARGAQVLYTDTWTSMGQEQEEAKRELAFQGFCLDEVLLKEADPAAIVLHCLPAHRGKEISAAVIESPASRIFDQAENRLHTQQALLAAVMGGLC, translated from the coding sequence ATGGCTGCTACGTCCACGGATGTCGCTGCCTCTCTCAGAACCTTGAAGGGACGCAACTTTCTCTCTTCAAGCGACCTTGATAGTGCTGAGATCAGAGCACTACTTGAGCTTGCCGGACAGCTCAAGCGTGGCGATCGCCATATAGAGCTCAGCAATCGAGTTCTTGGACTACTATTTACAAAGCCCTCCACTCGCACTCGTGTCAGTTTTCAAGTAGCAATGGCACGTCTTGGCGGTCAAACTGTGGACCTTAACCCTCAAGTAACCCAGATAAGCAGAGGTGAATCGCTGCAAGATACAGCCTGTGTTCTCAGCCGTTTCTGCGACGCGCTAGCAGTCCGTGCTTTCACACAGCAAGAGGTTGCTGACTATGCTATGTGGTCATCTATACCTGTGCTCAACGCTCTTACAGATCTTGAGCACCCATGTCAAGCGCTCGCCGATTATCTAACTATAAAAGAAAATTTTGGCGAGCTAAATGGCCAGACACTGGCATACCTGGGCGATGGCAACAACGTGGCCCACTCCCTGATGCTTTGTGGAGCCGTCTTAGGAGTTAATGTGCACATTGGTTGTCCAGAGGGCTTCGAGCCACTACCGGCTGTACTCAAACAAGCTCGCGCCCTAGCAACTAGCAGTGCTCGTGTCGAGATCTTTCATGAACCGACAGCAGCAGCACGCGGTGCCCAAGTGCTTTATACCGACACCTGGACTTCAATGGGACAAGAGCAAGAAGAAGCAAAACGGGAACTCGCCTTTCAGGGTTTCTGTCTAGATGAAGTCCTGCTCAAAGAGGCTGATCCGGCAGCAATTGTACTTCACTGCTTGCCTGCACATAGAGGTAAGGAGATTAGTGCTGCTGTCATAGAGAGTCCCGCAAGTCGCATCTTTGACCAGGCTGAAAACCGACTGCATACTCAGCAGGCACTTCTCGCCGCTGTTATGGGAGGACTATGTTAA
- a CDS encoding ATP-dependent zinc metalloprotease FtsH encodes MPIRQDDNRPSRRFGIINLVLIGFGVLLLINSFLPNPGTQVPRVPYSLFIDQVNDGAVKRAYITQDQIRYELIDPAEGAPAVLATTPIFDMDLPQRLETKGVEFAAAPPKKPNPITTVLSWVVPPLIFILVLQFFARRSIGGGAQGALSFTKSKAKVYVPDEESRVTFADVAGVDEAKQELTEIVDFLKTPERYIEIGARIPKGVLLVGPPGTGKTLLSKAVAGEASVPFFIISGSEFVELFVGAGAARVRDLFEQAKQKAPCIIFIDELDAIGKSRSGSMGVVGGNDEREQTLNQLLTEMDGFAPKGKPVIVLAATNQPEVLDAALLRPGRFDRQVLVDRPDLAGRRTILEIYVRKVKLGSEVDLDLIAQATSGFAGADLANLVNEGALLAARSKRKCVEQADLNEAIERVVAGLEKKSRVLQHEEKKVVAYHEVGHAIVGHLMPGGAKVAKISIVPRGMSALGYTLQLPTEERFLNSKEELQGQIATLLGGRSAEEVVFGRITTGASNDLQRATDLAEQMVGTYGMSETLGPLAYDKQGGNRFLGGSSSPRRDVSDATAQAIDREVRELVDQGHDSALAILRHNLALLETIAQRILEKEVIEGDELKEMLSASAMPDVLAAA; translated from the coding sequence ATGCCGATCCGCCAGGACGATAACCGCCCCAGCCGTCGCTTTGGGATCATCAATCTTGTGCTGATCGGCTTTGGGGTGCTGCTACTAATCAATAGCTTCCTTCCTAATCCGGGCACGCAAGTTCCTAGAGTCCCCTACTCACTGTTCATTGATCAGGTAAATGACGGTGCTGTCAAGCGTGCCTACATCACGCAAGACCAGATCCGCTACGAACTGATCGATCCTGCAGAAGGGGCACCAGCAGTGTTGGCAACAACACCAATTTTCGACATGGATCTACCCCAACGCCTTGAGACCAAGGGTGTGGAGTTTGCTGCCGCGCCACCAAAGAAACCTAATCCTATCACTACTGTTCTTAGCTGGGTGGTGCCGCCACTTATCTTCATCCTCGTGTTGCAGTTTTTTGCACGGCGTTCTATCGGTGGTGGCGCACAGGGTGCACTCAGCTTTACCAAGAGCAAGGCCAAGGTCTATGTACCTGATGAAGAGTCAAGAGTGACTTTTGCTGATGTAGCTGGTGTAGACGAGGCTAAACAGGAACTAACTGAGATAGTTGATTTCCTTAAGACACCCGAACGCTACATCGAAATTGGTGCCCGCATTCCAAAAGGCGTATTGCTCGTTGGTCCACCAGGCACGGGCAAAACACTTCTTTCAAAGGCAGTTGCTGGTGAAGCAAGCGTGCCCTTTTTTATCATCTCTGGGTCAGAGTTTGTCGAGCTATTTGTCGGTGCTGGTGCTGCTCGCGTGCGCGACTTATTCGAGCAGGCTAAGCAGAAAGCTCCCTGCATTATCTTTATAGATGAGCTTGACGCTATCGGTAAAAGTCGCTCTGGCTCGATGGGTGTTGTTGGTGGCAATGACGAGCGTGAGCAAACGCTGAACCAGCTACTCACTGAGATGGATGGCTTCGCACCCAAAGGTAAACCAGTAATTGTGTTAGCAGCCACCAACCAGCCAGAGGTTCTTGATGCCGCTCTGCTCCGCCCAGGCCGCTTTGACCGTCAAGTCCTAGTTGATCGTCCCGATCTTGCTGGTCGCCGCACAATCCTAGAGATATACGTCCGCAAGGTAAAATTGGGCAGTGAGGTCGATCTCGATCTCATCGCTCAGGCCACTAGTGGCTTTGCCGGAGCCGACTTAGCGAATCTTGTTAATGAAGGTGCTTTGCTGGCTGCTCGGTCCAAGCGCAAATGTGTCGAGCAGGCAGATCTCAACGAGGCAATTGAGCGAGTCGTAGCTGGACTTGAGAAGAAAAGTCGGGTCCTTCAACATGAGGAGAAGAAAGTTGTCGCTTACCATGAAGTTGGGCATGCAATCGTCGGGCATCTTATGCCTGGCGGCGCTAAAGTGGCAAAGATCTCAATCGTGCCACGCGGCATGAGCGCGCTCGGCTACACTCTGCAATTGCCCACAGAGGAACGTTTCTTAAACTCTAAAGAAGAGCTTCAAGGGCAAATTGCTACGCTCCTCGGCGGACGCTCAGCTGAAGAAGTTGTTTTTGGACGCATCACCACTGGAGCCTCTAATGATCTACAACGAGCCACAGACCTAGCTGAACAGATGGTTGGTACTTATGGTATGAGTGAAACACTTGGCCCTTTGGCCTATGACAAACAGGGAGGCAACCGCTTCCTTGGAGGCTCAAGCAGCCCACGCCGCGACGTCAGCGATGCTACTGCACAAGCTATTGACCGCGAGGTACGTGAGCTCGTGGACCAAGGTCATGATTCAGCCCTGGCAATCTTACGTCATAATTTGGCTTTGCTAGAGACAATTGCCCAGAGAATACTTGAAAAAGAGGTGATAGAAGGAGATGAACTCAAGGAGATGCTTTCAGCTAGTGCCATGCCAGATGTGCTAGCAGCAGCTTAA
- a CDS encoding bifunctional diaminohydroxyphosphoribosylaminopyrimidine deaminase/5-amino-6-(5-phosphoribosylamino)uracil reductase RibD yields the protein MTGATAWIPWMQRALQLASLASGCTSPNPLVGAVVLDIDGHLVGEGFHASAGQPHAEAVALSQAGEAAYGGTLIVTLEPCCHYGRTPPCTELVLNAGIARVVAALQDPDPRVAGAGFSRLRDAGLDVIVGVLGTKAAYQNRAFIHRVQTGRPWGSLKWAMSLDGRTALPNGISQWITGPLARHWVHSLRAQCDAIIIGGGTLRADNPLLTSRGRCNPEPLRVVLSRHLDLPLSCQLWSNGVAPTLVAHGPEALLAQRQRLDQAGINRLELNACKPSALMQALASRGCNHVLWECGPLLATAALREDCVQEVIALIAPKLLGGTAACTPLDNFGFSSLDQTISLKSKAVSWIGKDLLLQLYQGNIPEL from the coding sequence ATGACAGGCGCGACAGCCTGGATACCTTGGATGCAGCGTGCTCTGCAGTTGGCCAGCCTTGCCTCTGGGTGTACTAGTCCTAACCCACTTGTAGGTGCCGTTGTGCTTGATATTGACGGGCATTTGGTGGGAGAAGGGTTTCATGCTAGTGCTGGTCAGCCTCACGCTGAGGCAGTCGCACTGTCACAAGCTGGAGAGGCTGCTTACGGCGGAACTTTGATCGTCACCTTAGAGCCTTGTTGCCATTATGGTCGCACACCACCTTGTACTGAGTTGGTGCTGAATGCTGGTATCGCTCGGGTGGTAGCAGCTTTACAAGATCCTGATCCTCGAGTTGCTGGAGCGGGATTCTCGCGGCTACGTGATGCTGGCCTAGATGTCATTGTTGGCGTGCTGGGGACAAAAGCGGCCTACCAGAATCGTGCCTTTATCCATCGGGTTCAGACTGGTAGGCCCTGGGGATCACTCAAGTGGGCTATGAGCCTTGATGGCCGCACAGCCTTACCTAATGGAATCAGCCAGTGGATCACTGGCCCGCTAGCAAGACACTGGGTACACTCTCTGCGCGCTCAATGTGATGCTATTATTATTGGTGGTGGGACACTCCGAGCTGATAACCCACTACTTACTAGCCGAGGGCGTTGTAATCCAGAACCACTACGGGTAGTTTTGAGCCGCCATCTGGACCTCCCTCTAAGCTGCCAGCTTTGGAGCAATGGTGTGGCTCCGACTCTAGTAGCGCATGGTCCAGAGGCGTTACTAGCACAGCGTCAGCGCCTAGACCAAGCCGGGATCAATAGGCTGGAATTAAATGCCTGTAAACCATCGGCACTAATGCAAGCTCTGGCTTCGCGGGGTTGTAACCACGTGCTTTGGGAATGTGGGCCCTTGCTTGCAACTGCCGCTCTTCGTGAAGACTGCGTTCAGGAAGTGATAGCACTCATCGCCCCAAAATTGTTGGGCGGTACAGCAGCATGCACACCACTGGATAATTTTGGCTTTAGCAGCTTGGACCAAACAATTAGCCTTAAATCTAAGGCAGTCAGCTGGATTGGTAAAGACCTTCTGCTTCAGCTATATCAAGGTAACATACCAGAACTATGA